One part of the Vicia villosa cultivar HV-30 ecotype Madison, WI linkage group LG6, Vvil1.0, whole genome shotgun sequence genome encodes these proteins:
- the LOC131612016 gene encoding non-specific lipid-transfer protein 1-like: MASSMVTLTSLVVLCLVLATPLANAAQSCGQVQLTVAPCIGYLRRPGPSVPAACCNGVRTVFNLAKTVSDRQANCRCLKSTSLSLPGLNLPALGSLPGKCGVNVPYKVSPTIDCNKVT, from the exons ATGGCTAGCTCAATGGTTACACTTACTTCCTTGGTTGTACTGTGCTTGGTTTTGGCCACTCCCTTAGCTAATGCTGCCCAATCATGTGGCCAAGTGCAACTAACTGTTGCACCATGCATTGGTTACCTTAGAAGACCAGGCCCATCTGTCCCAGCAGCATGTTGCAATGGAGTTAGAACTGTTTTCAACCTAGCCAAAACTGTCTCTGATCGTCAGGCTAATTGTAGGTGCCTCAAATCCACTTCACTCAGCTTGCCTGGACTCAATCTTCCTGCCCTTGGTTCCCTCCCTGGCAAGTGTGGTGTCAATGTGCCATACAAAGTTAGCCCCACCATTGACTGCAACAA GGTTACCTAA